The genome window GTCGCTCAGCACCGGGCGGAGGCCGCTGTAATAGCGAAGGCCTAAGTCCACTCCGCTCACGAGGTCGGCGCCTGCACCGAGTATCACGCCATAGTCCCAGTGCTCATGGCTCGAAGTCACATCGCTCGATCCTTCAGGGCTGATCTGCTGGGCAAGCAAGAGCCTTCCCATCTGCGCCCCGGCTTGGAGATTAACAACATTGCTCAGGTACACCTTGAAGGATAGCGGGACCTGGGCGTAAAGCGTCCGCACCTTGCTCCGCTCGCCATCTGGCATGCTGTATCCAGCGCCTAAGGAGGTGAGGAGCAGTTCAGGCTGCAATTCCATGCGTGGACCAGCGCGGAGCGCGAAGTAGGCGCCGATGCTTGCTCCAGGGATCCAGTTCGCGGCAAGTGTGGCGGATTTGGTGCCGCTCATCAGCGGTCCGCCCTTGATGCCGATTCCGGAACGCTGCGCGAACAGCACCGGCGCAAGGTGCGAGAGCAAGGCGAGCAGAAGGAGGCGCATGGCCGTGGCGGGGATTCGCGTGGTAAACGTGAGCGCTGGCCGCTGGTGTTTCAAGCAAGCCGGGTTATTCGGCAAGTCCAGCAGTGGTCTCGTCGAATCGTTCTCGACGAACGACGGCATGGTGCAGGCTCAGGAAGACGCAAGCCTCGTGATCGCGGCCTTCGGGTCATCGGCCCCGAATACGCTGTTGCCTGCTACGAGCACGTCGGCGCCAGCAGCGGCGAGCTTGCCGGCATTATCCGGGCCCACGCCGCCGTCGATCTCGATCAACGCAGGTGAACCGGCCCTGGAGCGCATTGCCGCCAAGACGTCGATCTTCTCGTAGGTGCGCTCGATGAATTTCTGCCCACCGAAGCCCGGGTTCACGCTCATCACGCAAACGAGATCGATGTCGGCGAGAACATCTTCCAACAGGTGCGCCGGTGAATGCGGGTTGATGGCCACGCCGGCCTTCATCCCCGATGCCCTGATGGCTTGGATGCTGCGGTGCAGGTGAGGGCATGCTTCGAGATGCACCGTAAGGTGATCAGCGCCGGCATCGCGGAAGGCATTGATGTACTGGTCCGGACGAACGATCATCAGGTGCACATCGAAGGGCTTCTTCGCGTGCTTGCGGATGCTCTTGATCACAGGCAAGCCGAAACTGATGTTCGGCACGAAGACCCCGTCCATCACGTCGATATGGTGCCAAGCGGCCTCGCTCTCCTCAATCAGATCAACCGCCTTGCGCAATTCGGCGAAATCGGCGGATAGGAGCGAAGGGGCGAGGAGGTGCGGCATGGCCGCGAAACTATTCGCCTGACGGTTGGGGTTTGGAGGTTGGTGCGAAATGTTGCGGGTTGAGCGCTCTGCTCAACCCGCAACCACGGTCAACCCTCAGCAAAGGTCCACCTTCAACCTGTTCAGCCCAGGTAAGCCTGCAGCACGCTGCTTCGGCTCGTGTGTTTCATCCGGCGGATGGCCTTCTCCTTGATCTGGCGCACGCGCTCCCGGGTGAGGTCGAACTTCTGGCCGATCTCCTCCAAGGTGTGCGGTTGGTTGCCATTGAGGCCGAAATAGAGGCGGATGACATCGGCTTCGCGTCCGTGCAATGCGCGCAAGCTCCGCTCGATCTCATTGCGCAGGCTGTCGGTCATCAGGCTGTCCAGTGGGCTGGGCAGGTCCGGATTGCTCATCACGTCCATCATGGTGCCGCTGTCACCGTCGTCGCGCAGTGGCGCATCCATGCTCACATGGCGGCCAGTGTTGTTCAGGCTGGTCTTCACTTCTTCGAGGGTCATCTCCAGCACCTCGGCCAATTCGTGCGCGGTGGGCGGGCGCTCATGCTCCTGCTCCAGGCGCGCGAAAGCCTTATTGATCTTGTTGATGGATCCGATCTTGTTCAGCGGCAGGCGCACGATGCGGGCCTGCTCGGCGAGGCTCTGGAGTATCTGCTGGCGGATCCACCACACGGCGTAACTGATGAATTTGAAGCCGCGCGTCTCGTCGAATCGGGTTGCGGCCTTGATCAAGCCGAGGTTCCCCTCACTGATCAGGTCGGGCAAGCTTAGGCCCTGCCCCTGGTATTGCTTGGCCACTGATACCACGAAACGGAGGTTGGCCTTGGCCAGGGCTTCCAGGGCTTCCTGGTCGCCTTGCTTGATGCGACGCGCCAGCTCTACTTCTTCTTGGGCAGTAATGAGCTTCACGCGACCGATCTCCTGGAGGTATTTATCCAGGCTCGGCGTGTCGCGGTTCGTCACCTGCTTCACGATCTTCAACTGTCGCATGCGTGCCATCTGTGCTCTGTGGTGTTGTGAATGAGGCGCCTTGAACGCCGCCCCGCCCCATGCGGTTACCTGAACAGGCGCGCATCCGACGAATGGATGCGCTTGGGCCATGAATGGCGAAAGCCGCCCTTGCGGACGGCTTCCACCTTGCATTCCGAATGCGATCAGTTGTTGCTCGGCTCACCGCTGCCGCCATGGTCGCGGCGCGGGCGATCATCCCGGCGTGGACGGTCATCCCGGCGCGGCCGGTCCCCGCGGTCGCGGAAGGGGCGGTCGCCGCGACCGCCTTCCATGGCCGGTTCACGCTCAACGTAGCCTTCGGGCTTGGGCAGCAGCACGCGGCGGCTCAGCTTCAGCTTGCCGCTGCGGGGGTCCTTGCCCACCACTTGGAATTCAATCACCTCGCCTTCCTTGAGCACATCCTCCACACGCTCGATGCGCTTCCAGTCGAGTTCGCTCACGTGCAGCAGGCCATCCACGCCGGGCATCACTTCCACGAAGGCGCCGTAGGGCATGATGGTCTTCACCTTGCCTTTGTAGGTGGCGCCCACTTCGGCTTGCGGCGGGTTGGCGATAGCGTTCACGCGTGCCAGTGCGGCATCGATGCTCGCCTTGTTCTCGCTCATGATCTCCACTTGGCCCATGCCGTCCACCTCGTCGATGCTGATGTGCGCTCCAGTCTCGGCCTGAATCTCCTGGATCACGCGGCCACCGGGCCCGATCACTGCGCCGATGCTCTCTTTCGGGATCGTGATGGTGATGATGCGCGGTGCGTGGTCCTTGTAATCGGCACGCGGCGCATCGATCGTCTTGAGCATTTCGCCGAGGATGTGCAGGCGGCCCTGGCGCGCTTGCTCAAGGGCTTGCGCGAGCACTTCGTAAGGCAGGCCATCCACCTTCATGTCCATCTGCGTGGCGGTGATGCCTTTGGCGGTGCCGCAGATCTTGAAATCCATGTCGCCCAGGAAGTCCTCGTCGCCGAGGATGTCGCTGAGGATCGCATGGCGCTTGCCGTCGCTGATCATGCCCATGGCGATGCCGCTCACAGGGGCCTTGATCTTGACGCCGGCATCCATCAGGGCCAGCGTCCCGCTGCAAACCGTGGCCATCGAGCTGGAGCCGTTGCTCTCCAGGATGTCGCAGTTCAGGCGGATGGTGTAGGGGTTCTCGGGCGGAGCGGGGATCACTGGCTTCAACGCGCGCAGGGCGAGGTTGCCGTGGCCCACTTCACGGCGGCCAGGGCCGCGGATCGGCTTCACTTCGCCCGTGCTGAAGCTGGGGAAGTTGTAGTGGAGCATGAAGCGTTCGCTGCTCTTCATGGTCGCGCGGTCGATGGTCTGCTCGTCCATGCTGCTGCCCAAGGTGAGCAGGTTGATGGCCTGGGTCTCGCCACGCGTGAAGATGGCGCTGCCATGCGTGCCGGGCATCACATCCACTTCGCTCCAGATCGGGCGGATCTCGTTGGTCTTGCGCCCATCGAGGCGGTTGCCATGATCCAGGCACACGTTGCGCACGGCCTTTTTCTGGGTCTTCTTGAAGAAGCGCGCCAGCATCGGCTTATCAGCCTTCTCTTCGTCGGTCAGGGTGGCGAGGCAGGCCTCCTTGATGGCGGCGAACTGCTCGTTGCGAGCCTCCTTGGTGCTGGGCACCATGGCCAGGTCGTAGTACTTCTGGTAGCAGAAGTCGTGGATCTTCTGACCGATCTCGGCGATGTTGTTCTCGTGGTTGTAAGTGCGCTTCACCTGGCTCTTGGGCACCATGGCGCTCAACTCTTCCAAGGCCACGCACTGCATTTGGATGGACTGGTGGGCCAGTTTGATCGCTTCGATCATGTCGGCCTCCTGCACCTCGTTCATCTCGCCTTCCACCATCAGGATGTCGCCTTTGGTGCCGGCCACGATCAGGTCGAGGTCGACCCCAACCAGCTCGTCCACGGTAGGGTTGATGATGAACCGGCCGTTCACCCGGGCGACGCGCACCTCGCTCACGGGCCCGCCGAAGGGGATATCGCTCACGGCAAGGGCCGCCGCAGCGGCCAGGCAGGCGATGCCGTCAGCCTGGTTCTTCTTGTCAGAGCTCATCAGCGTCACCACCACCTGCGTATCGCCGTGGAAGTCATCGGGGAAGAGCGGTCGCAATGCGCGATCGATCAACCGGCTGGTGAGCACCTCATGGTCGCTGGGGCGCGCTTCGCGCTTGAAGAAACCGCCGGGGAAACGGCCGGCAGCACTGAATTTCTCGCGGTATTCCACCTGCAAAGGCAGGAAGTCGATGCCTTCGCGGGCCTCCTTGGTGGCCACCACGGTGGCGAGCAGGATGGTGTCTCCGAGGCGGACGGTCACTGCACCGTCGGCTTGTTTGGCCAGCACCCCGGT of Flavobacteriales bacterium contains these proteins:
- the rpe gene encoding ribulose-phosphate 3-epimerase — its product is MPHLLAPSLLSADFAELRKAVDLIEESEAAWHHIDVMDGVFVPNISFGLPVIKSIRKHAKKPFDVHLMIVRPDQYINAFRDAGADHLTVHLEACPHLHRSIQAIRASGMKAGVAINPHSPAHLLEDVLADIDLVCVMSVNPGFGGQKFIERTYEKIDVLAAMRSRAGSPALIEIDGGVGPDNAGKLAAAGADVLVAGNSVFGADDPKAAITRLASS
- a CDS encoding RNA polymerase sigma factor RpoD/SigA; its protein translation is MRQLKIVKQVTNRDTPSLDKYLQEIGRVKLITAQEEVELARRIKQGDQEALEALAKANLRFVVSVAKQYQGQGLSLPDLISEGNLGLIKAATRFDETRGFKFISYAVWWIRQQILQSLAEQARIVRLPLNKIGSINKINKAFARLEQEHERPPTAHELAEVLEMTLEEVKTSLNNTGRHVSMDAPLRDDGDSGTMMDVMSNPDLPSPLDSLMTDSLRNEIERSLRALHGREADVIRLYFGLNGNQPHTLEEIGQKFDLTRERVRQIKEKAIRRMKHTSRSSVLQAYLG
- a CDS encoding polyribonucleotide nucleotidyltransferase, with amino-acid sequence MRPQGIVKTIDMGDGKVITIETGVLAKQADGAVTVRLGDTILLATVVATKEAREGIDFLPLQVEYREKFSAAGRFPGGFFKREARPSDHEVLTSRLIDRALRPLFPDDFHGDTQVVVTLMSSDKKNQADGIACLAAAAALAVSDIPFGGPVSEVRVARVNGRFIINPTVDELVGVDLDLIVAGTKGDILMVEGEMNEVQEADMIEAIKLAHQSIQMQCVALEELSAMVPKSQVKRTYNHENNIAEIGQKIHDFCYQKYYDLAMVPSTKEARNEQFAAIKEACLATLTDEEKADKPMLARFFKKTQKKAVRNVCLDHGNRLDGRKTNEIRPIWSEVDVMPGTHGSAIFTRGETQAINLLTLGSSMDEQTIDRATMKSSERFMLHYNFPSFSTGEVKPIRGPGRREVGHGNLALRALKPVIPAPPENPYTIRLNCDILESNGSSSMATVCSGTLALMDAGVKIKAPVSGIAMGMISDGKRHAILSDILGDEDFLGDMDFKICGTAKGITATQMDMKVDGLPYEVLAQALEQARQGRLHILGEMLKTIDAPRADYKDHAPRIITITIPKESIGAVIGPGGRVIQEIQAETGAHISIDEVDGMGQVEIMSENKASIDAALARVNAIANPPQAEVGATYKGKVKTIMPYGAFVEVMPGVDGLLHVSELDWKRIERVEDVLKEGEVIEFQVVGKDPRSGKLKLSRRVLLPKPEGYVEREPAMEGGRGDRPFRDRGDRPRRDDRPRRDDRPRRDHGGSGEPSNN
- a CDS encoding PorT family protein produces the protein MRLLLLALLSHLAPVLFAQRSGIGIKGGPLMSGTKSATLAANWIPGASIGAYFALRAGPRMELQPELLLTSLGAGYSMPDGERSKVRTLYAQVPLSFKVYLSNVVNLQAGAQMGRLLLAQQISPEGSSDVTSSHEHWDYGVILGAGADLVSGVDLGLRYYSGLRPVLSDDQAYFPRNRSMALSLGYRMGRLRAPKFNRKRH